The Coffea arabica cultivar ET-39 chromosome 9e, Coffea Arabica ET-39 HiFi, whole genome shotgun sequence genome has a window encoding:
- the LOC113710422 gene encoding protein CLMP1-like isoform X2: MQMKPIDYDSVISECTLALQVQPGFVRALLRRARAFEAVGKHEMAMQDVQVLLSADPNHRDALEIVGRLRMALGPRQEAQQDLQSRPSPAALGASAVRGAPIGGLGPCLPARPVSKKAATPAVVSALSANNKADKSCPALPTENCPEAKSQLPNVVLKPSQGSSKPSAISVKESKEHGSSSSLPVSTHAQSVEVVTRWRPLKLVYDHDIRLAQMPVSCNFKVLRDIVGKRLPMSKSVLIKYKDNDGDLVTITCTAELRLAESCVDWLSPKDPDSDKQDSAGTLRLHIVEVSPEHEPPLLEEEEEKPAETEATKEDENASNSSLGESVVEPVDNEVVKTEKPAPKEKTGISEDPECKEVEMDDWLFEFAQLFRSHVGIDPDAHIDLHELGMELCSEALEETVTSEEAQTLFDKAALKFQEVAALAFFNWGNVHMCAARKRIPIDDSASKDLMASQLQAAYDWVKEKYSLAREKYEEALSVKPDFYEGLLALGQQQFEMAKLHWSFVVAKKEDLSKWDPTETLQLFDSAEEKMKVATQMWEKLEEHRANELKDPGAASKKEELLKRRKKPGSGVENEGSSAGSQGALSADEAAEQAAVMRSQIHLFWGNMLFERSQVEFKLNLTGWKKNLDTAIERFKLAGASETDIATVLKNHCSNEEASEGQEKRIENVSMALSSKIEDPNEVTQTSGE, encoded by the coding sequence ATGCAAATGAAGCCCATAGATTATGATAGTGTGATTTCGGAATGTACTCTGGCACTTCAGGTTCAGCCTGGATTTGTTCGGGCCCTTTTGCGGAGGGCTCGTGCTTTTGAGGCAGTAGGGAAGCATGAAATGGCGATGCAAGATGTGCAAGTGTTATTGAGTGCTGACCCGAATCACAGGGATGCACTGGAGATTGTGGGGAGATTGAGGATGGCGCTTGGCCCACGCCAGGAGGCCCAACAGGACCTCCAGAGTCGCCCATCGCCTGCTGCCCTGGGTGCTTCTGCTGTCCGGGGAGCTCCGATTGGTGGCCTTGGACCTTGTTTGCCAGCTCGACCAGTATCAAAGAAGGCAGCAACTCCAGCTGTGGTTTCAGCTTTATCAGCTAATAATAAGGCAGATAAGTCTTGTCCAGCTTTGCCAACTGAAAATTGTCCAGAAGCCAAATCTCAATTACCAAACGTTGTTTTAAAGCCTTCACAGGGTTCTTCCAAACCGAGTGCCATTTCAGTTAAGGAGAGTAAGGAACATGGATCATCTTCATCATTGCCAGTTTCAACACATGCGCAATCTGTTGAGGTTGTAACTCGATGGAGACCATTGAAGCTTGTTTATGATCACGACATTAGACTTGCTCAAATGCCTGTGAGTTGCAATTttaaggtgttaagggatatCGTAGGCAAACGGCTCCCGATGTCAAAGTCTGTTCTGATTAAGTATAAAGATAATGACGGTGATTTAGTTACAATTACATGCACGGCTGAGCTTCGATTGGCTGAGTCCTGTGTTGACTGGCTTAGTCCGAAAGACCCTGATAGTGATAAACAAGATTCAGCTGGGACGTTGAGGTTGCATATTGTAGAGGTGAGTCCTGAACATGAGCCACCTTTAttggaagaggaagaagagaaacCTGCCGAGACTGAGGCAACTAAAGAAGATGAAAATGCATCTAACTCTTCACTAGGTGAGTCTGTTGTGGAACCTGTGGACAATGAAGTTGTTAAGACAGAAAAGCCAGCTCCAAAGGAGAAAACTGGAATATCAGAAGATCCTGAGTGCAAGGAAGTGGAGATGGATGACTGGTTATTTGAGTTTGCACAGTTGTTCCGAAGCCATGTCGGTATTGACCCAGATGCTCACATTGATCTTCATGAGCTTGGGATGGAGCTATGCTCTGAAGCTCTGGAGGAGACAGTGACAAGTGAAGAAGCTCAAACCCTTTTTGATAAGGCCGCTTTAAAGTTTCAGGAAGTAGCTGCTCTAGCTTTCTTTAACTGGGGAAATGTACACATGTGTGCAGCAAGGAAGCGGATTCCTATAGATGACTCAGCTTCAAAGGACTTGATGGCCTCACAACTTCAAGCTGCTTATGACTGGGTCAAGGAAAAGTATTCGTTGGCCAGAGAGAAGTATGAGGAGGCACTTTCTGTCAAACCAGACTTTTATGAAGGTCTCTTGGCACTTGGGCAGCAGCAATTTGAAATGGCAAAGCTCCATTGGTCCTTTGTTGTGGCAAAGAAAGAAGACCTATCAAAGTGGGATCCTACGGAGACCCTACAACTTTTTGACAGTgcagaagaaaaaatgaaagtagctACTCAAATGTGGGAGAAGTTGGAAGAGCATAGAGCAAATGAACTGAAGGATCCTGGAGCAGCAAGTAAGAAGGAAGAACTGTTGAAAAGACGGAAGAAGCCAGGAAGTGGAGTAGAAAATGAGGGCTCATCTGCTGGCAGTCAGGGGGCACTTTCAGCTGATGAAGCAGCAGAACAAGCTGCTGTGATGAGATCTCAAATACATCTATTCTGGGGTAATATGCTTTTTGAACGATCCCAAGTTGAATTTAAATTGAATTTGACTGGTTGGAAGAAGAATTTGGACACTGCAATCGAGAGATTCAAGCTTGCTGGAGCCTCTGAAACAGACATTGCAACAGTTCTGAAGAATCATTGCTCCAATGAAGAAGCTAGTGAGGGACAAGAGAAAAGAATTGAGAATGTAAGCATGGCTCTTTCTAGTAAGATAGAGGATCCAAATGAGGTAACTCAAACTTCAGGGGAGTAA
- the LOC113710422 gene encoding protein CLMP1-like isoform X3 produces the protein MAMQDVQVLLSADPNHRDALEIVGRLRMALGPRQEAQQDLQSRPSPAALGASAVRGAPIGGLGPCLPARPVSKKAATPAVVSALSANNKADKSCPALPTENCPEAKSQLPNVVLKPSQGSSKPSAISVKESKEHGSSSSLPVSTHAQSVEVVTRWRPLKLVYDHDIRLAQMPVSCNFKVLRDIVGKRLPMSKSVLIKYKDNDGDLVTITCTAELRLAESCVDWLSPKDPDSDKQDSAGTLRLHIVEVSPEHEPPLLEEEEEKPAETEATKEDENASNSSLGESVVEPVDNEVVKTEKPAPKEKTGISEDPECKEVEMDDWLFEFAQLFRSHVGIDPDAHIDLHELGMELCSEALEETVTSEEAQTLFDKAALKFQEVAALAFFNWGNVHMCAARKRIPIDDSASKDLMASQLQAAYDWVKEKYSLAREKYEEALSVKPDFYEGLLALGQQQFEMAKLHWSFVVAKKEDLSKWDPTETLQLFDSAEEKMKVATQMWEKLEEHRANELKDPGAASKKEELLKRRKKPGSGVENEGSSAGSQGALSADEAAEQAAVMRSQIHLFWGNMLFERSQVEFKLNLTGWKKNLDTAIERFKLAGASETDIATVLKNHCSNEEASEGQEKRIENVSMALSSKIEDPNEVTQTSGE, from the coding sequence ATGGCGATGCAAGATGTGCAAGTGTTATTGAGTGCTGACCCGAATCACAGGGATGCACTGGAGATTGTGGGGAGATTGAGGATGGCGCTTGGCCCACGCCAGGAGGCCCAACAGGACCTCCAGAGTCGCCCATCGCCTGCTGCCCTGGGTGCTTCTGCTGTCCGGGGAGCTCCGATTGGTGGCCTTGGACCTTGTTTGCCAGCTCGACCAGTATCAAAGAAGGCAGCAACTCCAGCTGTGGTTTCAGCTTTATCAGCTAATAATAAGGCAGATAAGTCTTGTCCAGCTTTGCCAACTGAAAATTGTCCAGAAGCCAAATCTCAATTACCAAACGTTGTTTTAAAGCCTTCACAGGGTTCTTCCAAACCGAGTGCCATTTCAGTTAAGGAGAGTAAGGAACATGGATCATCTTCATCATTGCCAGTTTCAACACATGCGCAATCTGTTGAGGTTGTAACTCGATGGAGACCATTGAAGCTTGTTTATGATCACGACATTAGACTTGCTCAAATGCCTGTGAGTTGCAATTttaaggtgttaagggatatCGTAGGCAAACGGCTCCCGATGTCAAAGTCTGTTCTGATTAAGTATAAAGATAATGACGGTGATTTAGTTACAATTACATGCACGGCTGAGCTTCGATTGGCTGAGTCCTGTGTTGACTGGCTTAGTCCGAAAGACCCTGATAGTGATAAACAAGATTCAGCTGGGACGTTGAGGTTGCATATTGTAGAGGTGAGTCCTGAACATGAGCCACCTTTAttggaagaggaagaagagaaacCTGCCGAGACTGAGGCAACTAAAGAAGATGAAAATGCATCTAACTCTTCACTAGGTGAGTCTGTTGTGGAACCTGTGGACAATGAAGTTGTTAAGACAGAAAAGCCAGCTCCAAAGGAGAAAACTGGAATATCAGAAGATCCTGAGTGCAAGGAAGTGGAGATGGATGACTGGTTATTTGAGTTTGCACAGTTGTTCCGAAGCCATGTCGGTATTGACCCAGATGCTCACATTGATCTTCATGAGCTTGGGATGGAGCTATGCTCTGAAGCTCTGGAGGAGACAGTGACAAGTGAAGAAGCTCAAACCCTTTTTGATAAGGCCGCTTTAAAGTTTCAGGAAGTAGCTGCTCTAGCTTTCTTTAACTGGGGAAATGTACACATGTGTGCAGCAAGGAAGCGGATTCCTATAGATGACTCAGCTTCAAAGGACTTGATGGCCTCACAACTTCAAGCTGCTTATGACTGGGTCAAGGAAAAGTATTCGTTGGCCAGAGAGAAGTATGAGGAGGCACTTTCTGTCAAACCAGACTTTTATGAAGGTCTCTTGGCACTTGGGCAGCAGCAATTTGAAATGGCAAAGCTCCATTGGTCCTTTGTTGTGGCAAAGAAAGAAGACCTATCAAAGTGGGATCCTACGGAGACCCTACAACTTTTTGACAGTgcagaagaaaaaatgaaagtagctACTCAAATGTGGGAGAAGTTGGAAGAGCATAGAGCAAATGAACTGAAGGATCCTGGAGCAGCAAGTAAGAAGGAAGAACTGTTGAAAAGACGGAAGAAGCCAGGAAGTGGAGTAGAAAATGAGGGCTCATCTGCTGGCAGTCAGGGGGCACTTTCAGCTGATGAAGCAGCAGAACAAGCTGCTGTGATGAGATCTCAAATACATCTATTCTGGGGTAATATGCTTTTTGAACGATCCCAAGTTGAATTTAAATTGAATTTGACTGGTTGGAAGAAGAATTTGGACACTGCAATCGAGAGATTCAAGCTTGCTGGAGCCTCTGAAACAGACATTGCAACAGTTCTGAAGAATCATTGCTCCAATGAAGAAGCTAGTGAGGGACAAGAGAAAAGAATTGAGAATGTAAGCATGGCTCTTTCTAGTAAGATAGAGGATCCAAATGAGGTAACTCAAACTTCAGGGGAGTAA
- the LOC113710422 gene encoding protein CLMP1-like isoform X1 has protein sequence MGKSGGRKKKGAISRNQNQASAGENNHAPVINGGVDLDSSVFLRRAHELKEEGNKRFQGKDYAGALQQYDIALKLIPKTHPERAVFHSNRAACLMQMKPIDYDSVISECTLALQVQPGFVRALLRRARAFEAVGKHEMAMQDVQVLLSADPNHRDALEIVGRLRMALGPRQEAQQDLQSRPSPAALGASAVRGAPIGGLGPCLPARPVSKKAATPAVVSALSANNKADKSCPALPTENCPEAKSQLPNVVLKPSQGSSKPSAISVKESKEHGSSSSLPVSTHAQSVEVVTRWRPLKLVYDHDIRLAQMPVSCNFKVLRDIVGKRLPMSKSVLIKYKDNDGDLVTITCTAELRLAESCVDWLSPKDPDSDKQDSAGTLRLHIVEVSPEHEPPLLEEEEEKPAETEATKEDENASNSSLGESVVEPVDNEVVKTEKPAPKEKTGISEDPECKEVEMDDWLFEFAQLFRSHVGIDPDAHIDLHELGMELCSEALEETVTSEEAQTLFDKAALKFQEVAALAFFNWGNVHMCAARKRIPIDDSASKDLMASQLQAAYDWVKEKYSLAREKYEEALSVKPDFYEGLLALGQQQFEMAKLHWSFVVAKKEDLSKWDPTETLQLFDSAEEKMKVATQMWEKLEEHRANELKDPGAASKKEELLKRRKKPGSGVENEGSSAGSQGALSADEAAEQAAVMRSQIHLFWGNMLFERSQVEFKLNLTGWKKNLDTAIERFKLAGASETDIATVLKNHCSNEEASEGQEKRIENVSMALSSKIEDPNEVTQTSGE, from the coding sequence ATGGGGAAATCTGGGGGTAGGAAAAAGAAGGGTGCAATTAGCCGAAACCAAAACCAAGCTTCTGCTGGGGAAAATAATCATGCACCTGTTATTAATGGTGGTGTTGATTTGGACTCTTCAGTTTTCTTGAGAAGAGCCCACGAGCTTAAAGAAGAGGGAAATAAAAGATTTCAGGGCAAGGATTATGCAGGGGCTCTTCAACAGTATGATATTGCCCTTAAACTGATCCCGAAAACGCACCCAGAAAGAGCTGTTTTTCATAGCAATAGAGCTGCTTGTTTAATGCAAATGAAGCCCATAGATTATGATAGTGTGATTTCGGAATGTACTCTGGCACTTCAGGTTCAGCCTGGATTTGTTCGGGCCCTTTTGCGGAGGGCTCGTGCTTTTGAGGCAGTAGGGAAGCATGAAATGGCGATGCAAGATGTGCAAGTGTTATTGAGTGCTGACCCGAATCACAGGGATGCACTGGAGATTGTGGGGAGATTGAGGATGGCGCTTGGCCCACGCCAGGAGGCCCAACAGGACCTCCAGAGTCGCCCATCGCCTGCTGCCCTGGGTGCTTCTGCTGTCCGGGGAGCTCCGATTGGTGGCCTTGGACCTTGTTTGCCAGCTCGACCAGTATCAAAGAAGGCAGCAACTCCAGCTGTGGTTTCAGCTTTATCAGCTAATAATAAGGCAGATAAGTCTTGTCCAGCTTTGCCAACTGAAAATTGTCCAGAAGCCAAATCTCAATTACCAAACGTTGTTTTAAAGCCTTCACAGGGTTCTTCCAAACCGAGTGCCATTTCAGTTAAGGAGAGTAAGGAACATGGATCATCTTCATCATTGCCAGTTTCAACACATGCGCAATCTGTTGAGGTTGTAACTCGATGGAGACCATTGAAGCTTGTTTATGATCACGACATTAGACTTGCTCAAATGCCTGTGAGTTGCAATTttaaggtgttaagggatatCGTAGGCAAACGGCTCCCGATGTCAAAGTCTGTTCTGATTAAGTATAAAGATAATGACGGTGATTTAGTTACAATTACATGCACGGCTGAGCTTCGATTGGCTGAGTCCTGTGTTGACTGGCTTAGTCCGAAAGACCCTGATAGTGATAAACAAGATTCAGCTGGGACGTTGAGGTTGCATATTGTAGAGGTGAGTCCTGAACATGAGCCACCTTTAttggaagaggaagaagagaaacCTGCCGAGACTGAGGCAACTAAAGAAGATGAAAATGCATCTAACTCTTCACTAGGTGAGTCTGTTGTGGAACCTGTGGACAATGAAGTTGTTAAGACAGAAAAGCCAGCTCCAAAGGAGAAAACTGGAATATCAGAAGATCCTGAGTGCAAGGAAGTGGAGATGGATGACTGGTTATTTGAGTTTGCACAGTTGTTCCGAAGCCATGTCGGTATTGACCCAGATGCTCACATTGATCTTCATGAGCTTGGGATGGAGCTATGCTCTGAAGCTCTGGAGGAGACAGTGACAAGTGAAGAAGCTCAAACCCTTTTTGATAAGGCCGCTTTAAAGTTTCAGGAAGTAGCTGCTCTAGCTTTCTTTAACTGGGGAAATGTACACATGTGTGCAGCAAGGAAGCGGATTCCTATAGATGACTCAGCTTCAAAGGACTTGATGGCCTCACAACTTCAAGCTGCTTATGACTGGGTCAAGGAAAAGTATTCGTTGGCCAGAGAGAAGTATGAGGAGGCACTTTCTGTCAAACCAGACTTTTATGAAGGTCTCTTGGCACTTGGGCAGCAGCAATTTGAAATGGCAAAGCTCCATTGGTCCTTTGTTGTGGCAAAGAAAGAAGACCTATCAAAGTGGGATCCTACGGAGACCCTACAACTTTTTGACAGTgcagaagaaaaaatgaaagtagctACTCAAATGTGGGAGAAGTTGGAAGAGCATAGAGCAAATGAACTGAAGGATCCTGGAGCAGCAAGTAAGAAGGAAGAACTGTTGAAAAGACGGAAGAAGCCAGGAAGTGGAGTAGAAAATGAGGGCTCATCTGCTGGCAGTCAGGGGGCACTTTCAGCTGATGAAGCAGCAGAACAAGCTGCTGTGATGAGATCTCAAATACATCTATTCTGGGGTAATATGCTTTTTGAACGATCCCAAGTTGAATTTAAATTGAATTTGACTGGTTGGAAGAAGAATTTGGACACTGCAATCGAGAGATTCAAGCTTGCTGGAGCCTCTGAAACAGACATTGCAACAGTTCTGAAGAATCATTGCTCCAATGAAGAAGCTAGTGAGGGACAAGAGAAAAGAATTGAGAATGTAAGCATGGCTCTTTCTAGTAAGATAGAGGATCCAAATGAGGTAACTCAAACTTCAGGGGAGTAA
- the LOC113710399 gene encoding inositol diphosphatase DSP4-like, with protein MRIEGPYDYDNTPMCQNAIGATKLQSFPAAEADNSPQEKNSFDSPGEELLAPPLNFSMVDYGVFRSGFPEPANFSFLRTLGLRSIIYLCPEPYPVANAEFLKANGIRLFQFGIEGSKEPFVNIPEDSIREALEIVLDEKNRPLLIHCKRGKHRTGCLVGCLRKLQRWCLTSIFYEYQRFAADKARVSDQRFIELFEISSLKESCVPVSCSKGQ; from the exons ATGAGAATTGAAGGGCCCTATGATTACGATAACACACCGATGTGCCAAAACGCGATCGGAGCTACAAAACTGCAGTCTTTCCCCGCCGCCGAAGCAGATAACTCGCCGCAGGAGAAGAATTCTTTCGACAGCCCCGGGGAAGAGCTTCTCGCGCCGCCACTGAATTTTTCTATGGTTGATTATGGTGTTTTCCGGTCCGGTTTTCCAGAGCCTGCTAACTTCTCCTTCTTGCGAACCCTAGGCCTCCGTTCAATTAT ATACTTGTGTCCAGAGCCGTATCCTGTGGCGAATGCGGAGTTTCTGAAAGCCAACGGAATTCGGCTTTTTCAGTTCGGCATTGAAGGATCAAag GAACCATTTGTAAACATCCCTGAGGATTCGATTCGTGAAGCATTGGAAATTGTCTTAG ATGAAAAGAACCGGCCCCTCCTAATACATTGCAAACGTGGGAAG CACCGAACTGGATGTCTTGTTGGATGCTTGAGAAAACTTCAAAGATGGTGCTTAACTTCTATTTTTTACGAGTACCAGAGGTTTGCTGCTGACAAAGCCAGAGTTTCGGACCAGAGATTCATTGAATTATTCGAAATCTCCAGCTTGAAGGAATCATGCGTACCTGTTTCATGTTCTAAGGGTCAATAA